In Mustela nigripes isolate SB6536 chromosome 2, MUSNIG.SB6536, whole genome shotgun sequence, a single window of DNA contains:
- the DNAJB8 gene encoding dnaJ homolog subfamily B member 8, which yields MANYYEVLGVQSSASPEDIKKAYRKLALRWHPDKNPDNKEEAEKKFKQVSEAYEVLSDSKKRSVYDRAGCDSWRAGGGASTHYSSPFDTGYTFRNPEDIFREFFGGLDPFSFDFWDVPFNSDRAGRGHGLRGAFSAGFGEFRAFMEAFSSFDTLGRAGGGGANRATFSSTSFGGSGAGSSGFKSVMSSTEMVNGHKVTTKRIVENGQERVEVEEDGQLRSVTINGKEQLKRVDNK from the coding sequence ATGGCCAACTACTACGAAGTGCTGGGGGTGCAGTCGAGTGCTTCCCCAGAGGACATCAAGAAGGCCTACCGCAAGCTGGCCTTGCGCTGGCACCCCGACAAGAACCCCGACAACAAGGAGGAGGCTGAGAAGAAGTTTAAGCAGGTGTCTGAGGCTTATGAGGTCCTGTCCGACTCCAAGAAGCGCTCTGTGTATGACCGCGCGGGCTGCGACAGCTGGCGGGCCGGTGGCGGGGCCAGCACTCACTACAGCAGCCCCTTCGACACAGGCTACACCTTCCGGAACCCTGAGGACATTTTCCGCGAGTTTTTCGGAGGCCTAGACCCCTTCTCATTTGACTTCTGGGACGTCCCTTTCAACAGTGACCGCGCGGGCCGGGGCCATGGCCTGAGGGGGGCCTTCTCTGCAGGCTTCGGCGAGTTCCGGGCCTTCATGGAAGCCTTCTCATCCTTCGACACCCTGGGCCGGGCCGGAGGTGGCGGGGCCAACCGTGCCACCTTCTCATCCACGTCCTTCGGCGGCTCGGGCGCCGGCAGCTCCGGCTTCAAGTCGGTGATGTCGTCCACCGAGATGGTCAACGGGCACAAGGTCACGACCAAGCGCATCGTGGAGAACGGGCAGGAGCGCGTGGAAGTGGAGGAGGACGGGCAGCTCAGGTCGGTGACCATCAACGGCAAGGAGCAGCTCAAGCGGGTGGACAACAAGTGA